In one window of Pseudomonas sp. IAC-BECa141 DNA:
- a CDS encoding DsbA family protein, whose amino-acid sequence MSARLLYVMDPMCSWCWGFAPVAKALVEQAQAAGVELHLVVGGLRTGSGAALEPTTRRYILEHWQAVTEATGQPFKLEGALPEGFVYDTEPACRAIVTARSLAPDCAWKLVGLIQHAFYVEGRDVTQASVLVELAEKSGVPRIEFAALFDHADQHKATQADFSWVQDLGIAGFPTLLAERNGQLALLTNGYQPLSELSPLLGRWLERAACV is encoded by the coding sequence ATGTCTGCACGCCTGCTCTATGTGATGGATCCGATGTGTTCGTGGTGCTGGGGATTTGCTCCGGTAGCCAAGGCATTGGTGGAGCAGGCGCAGGCAGCCGGGGTGGAACTGCACCTGGTGGTCGGCGGGTTGCGCACCGGCAGCGGTGCGGCGCTTGAGCCGACCACCCGGCGCTACATTCTCGAACACTGGCAGGCGGTTACCGAGGCCACTGGCCAGCCGTTCAAGTTGGAAGGCGCATTGCCGGAAGGTTTTGTCTACGACACCGAACCTGCCTGCCGGGCCATCGTCACCGCGCGCAGCCTGGCGCCGGATTGCGCGTGGAAACTGGTCGGGTTGATCCAGCACGCGTTTTACGTCGAAGGTCGCGATGTCACCCAGGCCAGCGTTCTGGTGGAGCTGGCCGAGAAGTCCGGCGTCCCGCGCATCGAATTTGCTGCCCTGTTTGATCATGCCGATCAACACAAGGCGACCCAGGCCGATTTCAGCTGGGTGCAGGATCTGGGCATCGCCGGATTCCCGACCCTGCTCGCCGAGCGCAATGGCCAACTGGCGTTGCTGACCAACGGTTACCAGCCGCTCAGTGAACTGTCGCCGTTGCTCGGTCGATGGCTGGAGCGCGCGGCCTGTGTCTGA
- a CDS encoding DMT family transporter codes for MHVSSGRWVYGMFLALLTAFLWGILPIKLKQVLMVMDPVTVTWFRLLVSGGCLFIYLAATKRLPSRKVLGPKGGWLVLMAVLGLVGNYVLYLMGLNLLSPGTAQLVVQMGPIMLLIASLFVFKERFSIGQGIGLVVLLIGFALFFNQRLAELLTSLSDYTAGVLLVLLASTVWTFYALGQKQLLTVWNSLQVMMVIYLFCAMLLTPWVHPLEALSLSPLQGWLLLACCMNTLIAYGAFAEALAHWEASRVSATLAITPLVTFGAVAVAAVVWPEYVHAEQINLLGYGGAVLVVLGSALVALGPSLIAGLKARRMKMAAS; via the coding sequence ATGCACGTTTCATCGGGTCGTTGGGTGTACGGCATGTTCCTGGCGCTGTTGACGGCGTTTCTGTGGGGAATCCTGCCGATCAAGCTCAAGCAGGTGCTGATGGTGATGGATCCGGTCACGGTGACCTGGTTTCGTCTGCTGGTGTCCGGCGGCTGTCTGTTCATTTATCTGGCGGCGACCAAACGGCTGCCGAGTCGCAAGGTGCTCGGGCCGAAGGGCGGCTGGCTGGTACTGATGGCCGTGCTCGGGCTGGTGGGCAACTACGTGCTGTACCTGATGGGCCTGAACCTGCTCAGCCCCGGCACTGCGCAACTGGTGGTGCAGATGGGGCCGATCATGTTGCTGATCGCCAGTCTGTTCGTGTTCAAGGAGCGCTTCAGCATCGGCCAGGGCATTGGCCTGGTGGTGCTGCTGATCGGTTTTGCGCTGTTCTTCAATCAGCGTCTGGCGGAATTGCTCACCTCTTTATCTGATTACACCGCCGGCGTGTTGCTGGTGCTGTTGGCCTCGACCGTCTGGACCTTTTACGCGTTGGGGCAGAAGCAATTGTTGACGGTGTGGAATTCGTTGCAGGTGATGATGGTGATCTACCTGTTCTGCGCCATGTTGCTGACGCCTTGGGTGCATCCGCTCGAAGCACTGTCGCTGAGCCCGTTGCAGGGCTGGCTGCTGCTGGCGTGCTGCATGAACACCCTGATCGCCTACGGCGCATTTGCCGAGGCACTGGCGCATTGGGAAGCCTCACGGGTCAGTGCGACGCTCGCGATCACGCCGCTGGTGACGTTCGGCGCAGTAGCGGTGGCGGCCGTGGTGTGGCCCGAGTATGTGCATGCCGAGCAAATCAATCTGCTGGGGTATGGCGGGGCGGTGCTGGTGGTGCTGGGGTCGGCGCTGGTGGCGCTCGGGCCTTCGCTGATTGCCGGGCTAAAGGCCCGGCGGATGAAGATGGCCGCCAGCTAA
- a CDS encoding class II fumarate hydratase, with product MSRNETDSLGPIEVPDDAYWGAQTQRSLINFAIGQERMPLPVLHALALIKKAAARVNDRNGDLPADIARLIEQAADEVLDGQHDDQFPLVVWQTGSGTQSNMNVNEVIAGRANELAGNPRGGKTPVHPNDHVNRSQSSNDCFPTAMSIATAQAVQAQLLPAIAELSGGLAELSARHMKLVKTGRTHMMDATPITFGQEISGFIAQLDYAERAIRAALPAVCELAQGGTAVGTGLNSPHGFGEAIAAELAALSGLPFVTAPNKFAALAGHEPLTTLSGALKTLAVALMKIANDLRLLGSGPRAGFAEVKLPANEPGSSIMPGKVNPTQCEALSMLACQVLGNDVAIGFAASQGHLQLNVFKPVIIHNLLQSIRLLADGCSNFQQHCIAGLEPDAEVMAKHLERGLMLVTALNPHIGYDKSAEIAKKAYSEGKTLREAALELGYLTDEEFDAWVRPENMIEAGAKG from the coding sequence ATGAGCCGTAACGAAACCGACAGCCTGGGCCCGATCGAAGTCCCGGACGACGCTTACTGGGGCGCTCAGACGCAACGCTCGCTGATCAACTTCGCCATTGGCCAGGAACGCATGCCCTTGCCGGTCCTGCACGCCCTGGCCCTGATCAAGAAAGCCGCGGCCCGGGTCAACGACCGCAACGGCGACCTGCCAGCCGACATCGCCCGCCTGATCGAACAGGCCGCCGACGAAGTGCTCGACGGCCAGCATGACGACCAGTTCCCGCTGGTGGTCTGGCAGACCGGCAGCGGCACGCAAAGCAACATGAACGTCAACGAAGTGATCGCCGGTCGCGCCAACGAACTGGCCGGCAACCCGCGCGGTGGCAAGACGCCAGTGCACCCCAACGATCACGTCAACCGCTCGCAGAGTTCCAACGACTGCTTTCCCACCGCCATGAGCATCGCCACTGCGCAAGCGGTGCAGGCCCAACTGCTGCCCGCCATCGCCGAGTTGTCGGGCGGCCTCGCCGAGCTGTCGGCACGGCATATGAAACTGGTGAAAACCGGTCGCACCCACATGATGGACGCCACGCCGATCACTTTCGGCCAGGAAATCTCCGGCTTCATAGCGCAGCTGGATTACGCCGAACGAGCGATCCGCGCAGCGTTGCCCGCAGTCTGCGAACTGGCGCAGGGCGGCACGGCCGTCGGCACCGGACTCAATTCGCCACACGGTTTCGGCGAAGCGATTGCCGCGGAACTGGCGGCGCTGTCGGGCCTGCCATTCGTCACCGCGCCGAACAAGTTCGCAGCCCTCGCCGGCCATGAGCCGCTGACTACGCTGTCCGGCGCCCTGAAAACCCTCGCCGTGGCGCTGATGAAAATCGCCAACGACTTGCGTCTGCTGGGCTCGGGCCCACGCGCAGGTTTTGCTGAAGTGAAATTGCCGGCCAACGAACCAGGCAGTTCGATCATGCCCGGCAAGGTCAACCCGACGCAGTGCGAAGCGTTGTCGATGCTCGCCTGTCAGGTGCTGGGCAACGACGTGGCAATCGGTTTTGCCGCCAGCCAGGGTCATCTGCAACTGAACGTGTTCAAACCGGTGATCATCCACAACCTGCTGCAATCGATCCGCCTGCTGGCCGACGGGTGCAGCAACTTCCAGCAGCACTGCATCGCCGGGCTTGAACCGGATGCCGAAGTCATGGCGAAACATCTGGAACGCGGGCTGATGCTGGTGACGGCGCTGAACCCGCACATCGGCTACGACAAGTCGGCGGAAATCGCCAAGAAAGCCTACAGCGAGGGCAAGACCCTGCGCGAAGCGGCGCTGGAGCTGGGTTATCTGACCGATGAGGAGTTCGACGCCTGGGTACGGCCGGAGAACATGATCGAGGCCGGGGCCAAGGGCTGA
- a CDS encoding BolA family protein, with the protein MTMQQRIESTLALLQPEHLQVLDESHMHSRGLQTHFKAVVVSAQFEGLNRVKRHQKVYGTLGELMGEFHALALHTYTPQEWAEVGAAPASPTCAGGSKH; encoded by the coding sequence ATGACCATGCAACAACGCATCGAATCGACGCTGGCGCTGCTTCAGCCTGAGCATCTGCAAGTGCTGGACGAAAGCCACATGCACAGTCGCGGGTTGCAGACCCACTTCAAGGCAGTGGTGGTCAGTGCGCAGTTCGAAGGCCTGAACCGGGTCAAGCGCCACCAGAAAGTCTACGGCACGCTCGGCGAGCTGATGGGCGAGTTCCATGCGTTGGCGCTGCACACCTACACCCCGCAGGAATGGGCAGAGGTGGGTGCCGCTCCGGCGTCGCCGACCTGTGCCGGCGGCAGCAAGCATTGA
- the pap gene encoding polyphosphate:AMP phosphotransferase, with the protein MFESAEIGHAIDKDTYEAAVPALREALLEAQFELQQQKRFPVIILINGIEGAGKGETVKLLNEWMDPRLIEVRTFDQQTDEELARPPAWRYWRMLPAKGRMGVFFGNWYSQMLQGRVHGLFKDPRLDQAIAGAERLEKMLCDEGALIFKFWFHLSKKQMKARLKALADDPLHSWRISPLDWQQSQTYDKFVKYGERVLRRTSRDYAPWHVIEGVDANYRSLTVGKILLEGLQNALKRPDVHSSAVSAQPLGTSVDQLNLLDSLNLDQRLEKKDYEEQLITEQARLSGLMRDKRMRRHALVAVFEGNDAAGKGGAIRRVAAALDPRQYNIVPIAAPTEEERAQPYLWRFWRHIPARGKFTVFDRSWYGRVLVERIEGFCSTADWMRAYGEINDFEEQLADAGVIVVKFWLAIDKDTQIERFQAREEIPFKRFKITEDDWRNRDKWDAYRAAVGDMVDRTSTEISPWTLVEANDKRWARVKVLRTINRALEEAFEKSDKRARKHKD; encoded by the coding sequence ATGTTCGAATCCGCTGAAATCGGTCACGCCATCGACAAAGACACCTACGAAGCCGCCGTGCCCGCTCTGCGTGAAGCGTTGCTGGAAGCCCAGTTCGAGTTGCAGCAGCAGAAGCGTTTTCCGGTGATCATTTTGATCAACGGCATCGAAGGCGCCGGCAAGGGCGAGACGGTGAAATTGCTCAACGAGTGGATGGATCCGCGTCTGATCGAAGTGCGCACTTTCGACCAGCAGACCGATGAAGAGCTGGCGCGGCCACCGGCCTGGCGTTACTGGCGGATGCTGCCGGCCAAGGGGCGGATGGGGGTTTTCTTTGGCAACTGGTACAGCCAGATGCTGCAGGGCAGGGTCCACGGCTTGTTCAAGGATCCGCGACTGGATCAGGCCATCGCCGGGGCCGAACGCCTGGAAAAGATGCTGTGCGACGAAGGTGCGCTGATCTTCAAGTTCTGGTTCCACCTCTCCAAGAAGCAAATGAAGGCGCGGCTCAAGGCGTTGGCCGACGACCCGCTGCACAGCTGGCGGATCAGCCCGCTGGACTGGCAGCAATCGCAGACCTACGACAAGTTCGTCAAATACGGCGAACGTGTGTTGCGCCGAACCAGCCGCGACTATGCGCCGTGGCATGTCATCGAAGGGGTGGACGCCAACTACCGCAGCCTGACCGTTGGCAAGATTTTGCTTGAAGGCCTGCAAAACGCGTTGAAGCGCCCCGACGTGCATTCGAGTGCGGTCAGTGCCCAACCGCTGGGCACGTCGGTGGATCAGTTGAATCTGCTCGACAGCCTCAACCTGGATCAGCGTCTGGAAAAGAAAGATTACGAAGAACAATTGATCACCGAACAGGCGAGGCTGTCCGGCCTGATGCGCGACAAACGCATGCGCCGCCATGCACTGGTGGCGGTTTTCGAAGGCAACGATGCGGCGGGCAAGGGCGGGGCGATCCGTCGGGTGGCGGCGGCGCTCGATCCGCGTCAGTACAACATCGTGCCGATTGCCGCGCCGACCGAGGAGGAGCGGGCACAGCCTTACCTGTGGCGTTTCTGGCGACACATCCCGGCCCGGGGCAAGTTCACCGTGTTCGACCGCTCGTGGTACGGCCGGGTGCTGGTAGAGCGGATCGAAGGTTTTTGCAGCACCGCCGACTGGATGCGTGCCTACGGCGAAATCAACGACTTCGAAGAGCAGCTCGCCGATGCCGGGGTGATCGTGGTCAAGTTCTGGCTGGCCATCGACAAGGACACGCAGATTGAACGCTTCCAGGCGCGTGAAGAAATCCCCTTCAAGCGCTTCAAGATCACCGAAGACGACTGGCGCAACCGCGACAAGTGGGACGCCTATCGTGCCGCGGTGGGCGACATGGTCGACCGCACCAGCACCGAAATTTCCCCCTGGACCCTGGTTGAGGCCAACGACAAGCGCTGGGCTCGGGTCAAGGTCTTGCGCACGATCAACCGTGCGCTGGAAGAAGCTTTCGAGAAGTCCGACAAACGAGCCAGGAAACACAAGGACTGA
- a CDS encoding DUF2059 domain-containing protein, which yields MIRLRAICTAVALVCASGQVFADTASHNASAETFLTLAHADKLGTPVYMQVQQMFAQRFEQTKAPESKKAVLDTYQAKANAALDQAIGWNKLKPDMVKLYTSNFSEQELKDLVAFYQSPLGKKVLEKMPQLTQQSAQMTQAKLESAVPVVNKLLDDMTNELAPKGAAPAKKK from the coding sequence ATGATTCGTCTTCGTGCCATCTGCACCGCGGTTGCCCTGGTTTGCGCCAGCGGCCAGGTGTTTGCCGATACCGCCAGCCACAACGCCAGTGCCGAAACTTTCCTGACCCTGGCGCACGCTGACAAGCTGGGCACTCCGGTGTACATGCAGGTTCAGCAGATGTTTGCCCAGCGTTTTGAACAGACCAAGGCGCCGGAATCCAAGAAAGCCGTACTGGATACCTACCAGGCCAAGGCCAACGCCGCCCTGGACCAGGCCATCGGCTGGAACAAGCTGAAGCCGGACATGGTCAAGCTCTACACCAGCAACTTCAGCGAACAGGAGTTGAAAGATCTGGTCGCGTTCTACCAGTCGCCACTGGGCAAGAAAGTCCTGGAAAAAATGCCGCAGCTGACTCAGCAATCGGCCCAGATGACCCAGGCCAAACTGGAAAGCGCGGTACCGGTGGTCAACAAGCTGCTGGACGACATGACCAACGAGCTGGCACCGAAAGGCGCGGCTCCGGCCAAGAAGAAGTAA
- a CDS encoding rhodanese-related sulfurtransferase, which translates to MTQPIVVAALYKFVTLEDYVSLREPLLQAMVDNGIKGTLLIAEEGINGTVSGSREGIDGLLAWLRNDPRMVDIDHKESYCDEQPFYRTKVKLKKEIVTLGVEGVDPNKKVGTYVEPRDWNALISDPEVLLIDTRNDYEVSIGTFEGAIDPKTTSFREFPDYIKEHFDPAVHKKVAMFCTGGIRCEKASSYMLGEGFEEVYHLKGGILKYLEEVPQEETKWQGDCFVFDNRVTVRHDLSEGDYDQCHACRTPVSVEDRASEHYVAGISCPHCWDTLSEKTRRSAIDRQKQIELAKARNMPHPIGYNYKQDKQASTEA; encoded by the coding sequence ATGACACAACCGATTGTCGTGGCGGCACTGTACAAGTTCGTCACCCTCGAAGATTACGTCAGCCTGCGCGAGCCCCTGTTGCAAGCGATGGTCGACAACGGCATCAAAGGCACTCTGCTGATCGCCGAAGAAGGCATCAACGGCACGGTTTCCGGCAGCCGTGAAGGCATCGACGGCCTGCTGGCCTGGCTGCGCAACGATCCGCGCATGGTCGATATCGATCACAAGGAATCGTACTGCGACGAGCAGCCGTTCTATCGCACCAAGGTCAAGCTCAAGAAAGAGATCGTGACCCTGGGCGTCGAAGGCGTCGACCCGAACAAGAAGGTCGGCACCTACGTTGAACCGCGGGACTGGAATGCGCTGATCAGCGATCCGGAAGTGTTGCTGATCGACACCCGCAACGATTACGAAGTCTCGATCGGCACCTTCGAAGGCGCCATCGATCCGAAAACCACCAGTTTTCGCGAATTCCCCGACTACATCAAAGAACACTTCGATCCGGCCGTGCACAAGAAGGTCGCGATGTTCTGCACCGGCGGCATTCGTTGTGAAAAAGCCTCGAGCTACATGCTCGGCGAAGGTTTCGAAGAGGTTTACCACCTCAAGGGCGGCATCCTGAAGTACCTCGAAGAAGTGCCGCAGGAAGAAACCAAATGGCAGGGCGACTGCTTTGTGTTCGACAACCGCGTGACCGTGCGCCATGACCTGAGCGAAGGCGACTACGATCAGTGCCATGCCTGCCGCACCCCGGTCAGCGTTGAAGATCGCGCCTCCGAGCATTACGTGGCCGGCATCAGCTGCCCGCACTGCTGGGACACCCTGAGCGAGAAGACCCGCCGCAGCGCCATCGACCGCCAGAAGCAGATCGAACTGGCAAAAGCGCGCAACATGCCGCACCCGATCGGCTACAACTATAAGCAAGATAAGCAAGCATCCACCGAGGCTTAA
- a CDS encoding DUF6316 family protein: MLGMRAQDTAPAMHFRSDRVCRVNGELYFSTRENTLEGPFDSPEKAEQQIKAYIARMQLLDSGR; this comes from the coding sequence ATGTTAGGCATGCGCGCCCAGGACACCGCCCCCGCCATGCACTTTCGCAGCGACCGCGTATGCCGGGTCAATGGCGAGCTGTATTTCAGCACCCGGGAAAACACCCTCGAAGGGCCGTTCGACAGCCCCGAGAAAGCCGAGCAGCAGATAAAGGCCTACATCGCGCGGATGCAGTTGCTGGATTCCGGCAGGTAG
- the mnmC gene encoding bifunctional tRNA (5-methylaminomethyl-2-thiouridine)(34)-methyltransferase MnmD/FAD-dependent 5-carboxymethylaminomethyl-2-thiouridine(34) oxidoreductase MnmC yields the protein MKPVMPHAQIDWDDQGRPRSRVFDDVYFSDQSGLDETRYVFLEQNRLAERFAALPAGGRLVIGETGFGTGLNFLCAWQLFEQHAVAGARLHFVSVEKYPLSPADLQRALALWPDLKPLSDQLLKHYVAIHQGFQRIVLDNGRVTLTLLIGDALEQLPQLDGQIDAWFLDGFAPAKNPEMWTAELFAELARLAAPDSTISTFTSTGWVRRLLNAAGFKMKRTPGIGHKWEILRGEFLGWPEDVPLPVATKPWFARPVQLSSERRALVIGAGLAGCATAASLAARGWQVSLLERHDAVAREASGNPQGVLYLKLSAHGTALSQLIVSGFGYTRRLLETLQRGTDWDDCGVLQLAFNEKERERQGQLAAAFPEDLLQWLDQPEAQARAGVGLAHGGLYYPEGGWVHPPALCQAQSAQPGVTLLTHQEAVELRKVDGQWQAFDGDRLIATAPVVVLAGAAEIKRFPQSADLPLKRIRGQITRLAQTTQSQALATVVCAEGYVAPARLGEHTLGASFDFNNDDLTPTTAEHLGNQAMLEEISTDLVARLHISEPDADCFEGRAAFRCTSPDYLPIVGPLADHEAFTDAYRALSKDARQVPDVPCPWLDGLYVNSGHGSRGLITAPLSGELLAAWLDNEPLPLPRSVAEACHPNRFALRRLIRGK from the coding sequence ATGAAACCTGTAATGCCCCACGCCCAAATCGACTGGGATGACCAGGGACGCCCGCGTTCGCGAGTGTTCGACGATGTGTATTTTTCCGACCAGTCGGGGCTGGATGAAACCCGCTACGTGTTCCTCGAACAAAACCGTCTGGCCGAGCGTTTTGCCGCGCTGCCGGCGGGTGGGCGACTGGTGATCGGTGAAACCGGGTTCGGCACCGGGCTGAATTTTCTCTGCGCCTGGCAGTTGTTCGAACAGCATGCGGTGGCCGGTGCGCGGCTGCATTTCGTCAGCGTGGAAAAGTACCCGCTGAGCCCTGCCGACCTGCAGCGGGCGTTGGCGTTGTGGCCGGATCTCAAGCCGCTGTCCGATCAACTGCTCAAGCATTACGTGGCAATCCATCAAGGCTTCCAGCGTATTGTTCTGGATAACGGTCGCGTGACCCTGACGCTGCTGATCGGCGATGCGCTGGAACAGTTGCCGCAACTGGACGGCCAGATCGACGCCTGGTTTCTCGACGGTTTCGCCCCGGCGAAAAACCCGGAGATGTGGACCGCCGAACTGTTCGCCGAACTGGCGCGACTGGCGGCGCCCGACTCGACCATCAGCACCTTCACCAGTACCGGCTGGGTGCGGCGCCTGCTCAACGCTGCCGGGTTCAAAATGAAGCGCACGCCGGGCATCGGCCACAAGTGGGAAATCCTGCGCGGCGAGTTTCTGGGCTGGCCCGAGGATGTGCCTTTACCCGTTGCGACCAAACCATGGTTTGCCCGCCCGGTTCAGTTGAGCAGTGAGCGTCGCGCTCTGGTGATCGGCGCCGGTCTGGCCGGTTGCGCCACGGCGGCCAGCCTCGCGGCGCGGGGCTGGCAGGTCAGTCTGCTGGAGCGACATGACGCCGTGGCCCGGGAAGCCTCGGGCAATCCTCAAGGCGTGCTGTACCTGAAACTGTCCGCCCACGGCACCGCACTGTCGCAGTTGATCGTCAGCGGTTTCGGCTACACCCGGCGCCTGCTGGAAACCCTGCAACGGGGTACCGACTGGGACGACTGCGGCGTGCTGCAACTGGCGTTCAATGAAAAGGAACGCGAGCGTCAGGGGCAACTGGCGGCGGCGTTTCCCGAAGACCTTCTGCAATGGCTTGATCAACCCGAAGCGCAGGCCCGTGCCGGGGTCGGTCTGGCCCATGGCGGTTTGTACTATCCCGAGGGCGGCTGGGTGCATCCGCCCGCGTTGTGTCAGGCGCAATCCGCACAACCGGGCGTCACGCTGCTCACCCATCAGGAAGCCGTGGAACTGCGCAAGGTTGACGGCCAGTGGCAGGCCTTCGACGGTGATCGATTGATCGCAACAGCACCCGTCGTGGTGTTGGCGGGTGCCGCCGAGATCAAGCGTTTCCCCCAGAGTGCCGACCTGCCCCTCAAACGCATTCGCGGACAAATCACCCGACTGGCGCAGACCACACAAAGTCAGGCACTGGCCACCGTGGTGTGCGCCGAGGGTTATGTCGCACCGGCACGCTTGGGCGAGCACACTCTCGGCGCCAGTTTCGATTTCAACAACGACGACCTGACCCCGACCACCGCCGAACACCTGGGCAATCAGGCGATGCTCGAAGAAATCTCCACGGATCTGGTCGCACGCCTGCACATCAGCGAACCCGACGCCGACTGCTTCGAGGGTCGCGCCGCCTTCCGTTGCACCAGTCCCGACTACCTGCCGATTGTCGGCCCGCTCGCCGATCACGAAGCCTTCACCGACGCGTATCGCGCCTTGAGCAAGGATGCCCGGCAAGTGCCGGACGTTCCCTGCCCATGGCTGGACGGTCTGTACGTCAACAGCGGTCATGGTTCACGCGGATTGATCACCGCACCCCTGTCTGGCGAGTTGCTGGCCGCGTGGCTCGATAACGAACCGCTGCCGCTGCCGCGCAGCGTGGCCGAAGCCTGTCATCCCAACCGGTTTGCCCTGCGCCGTCTGATTCGTGGCAAATGA
- a CDS encoding thiolase family protein — translation MREVVIVDSVRTGLAKSFRGKFNQTRPDDMAAHCVNALLSRNDIDPASVEDCIVGAGSNEGAQGYNIGRNVAVLSQLGTGTAGMTLNRFCSSGLQAIAIAANQIASGCSDIIVAGGVESISLTLKSVNTDHLINPLLKQQTPGIYYTMGQTAEVVARRYGVSREAQDRYSLQSQIRTAQAQAAGLFNDEIVPMAVKYRVEDKNSGEVQILDGIVDRDDCNRPDTTYESLAGLKPVFAEDGSVTAGNSSQLSDGASMTLVMSLEKALQLGLKPKAFFRGFTVAGCEPDEMGIGPVFSVPKLLKAKGLQVADIDLWELNEAFASQCLYARDRLEIDNEKYNVNGGSISIGHPFGMTGSRQVGHLVRELQRRNLRYGIVTMCVGGGMGATGLFEAVR, via the coding sequence ATGCGTGAAGTGGTGATCGTCGACAGCGTACGGACCGGCCTGGCCAAGTCCTTTCGCGGCAAGTTCAACCAGACCCGTCCCGATGACATGGCGGCCCATTGCGTCAATGCGTTGCTCTCGCGCAACGACATCGACCCGGCCAGCGTCGAGGATTGCATCGTCGGCGCCGGCTCCAACGAAGGCGCCCAGGGCTACAACATCGGTCGTAACGTGGCGGTGCTCTCGCAATTGGGCACTGGCACGGCGGGCATGACCCTCAACCGTTTCTGTTCGTCGGGCTTGCAGGCGATTGCGATTGCCGCCAACCAGATTGCATCGGGTTGCAGCGACATCATCGTCGCCGGCGGCGTCGAGTCGATCAGCCTGACCCTGAAAAGCGTCAACACTGATCACCTGATCAACCCGTTGCTCAAGCAGCAGACGCCAGGTATCTACTACACCATGGGCCAGACCGCCGAAGTGGTGGCGCGCCGTTATGGCGTGAGTCGCGAGGCGCAGGATCGTTACTCGCTGCAAAGTCAGATCCGTACTGCCCAGGCGCAGGCAGCAGGGCTGTTCAACGATGAAATCGTGCCGATGGCGGTGAAGTACCGCGTTGAAGACAAGAACAGCGGTGAAGTGCAGATCCTCGACGGCATCGTTGATCGCGATGACTGCAACCGTCCGGATACCACTTATGAAAGCCTCGCCGGATTGAAACCGGTATTCGCCGAGGACGGTTCGGTGACCGCCGGCAACTCGTCGCAGTTGTCCGATGGCGCCTCGATGACGCTGGTGATGAGCTTGGAAAAAGCCCTGCAACTGGGGCTCAAGCCGAAAGCGTTTTTCCGTGGGTTTACCGTAGCCGGGTGCGAGCCGGACGAAATGGGCATCGGCCCGGTGTTCTCGGTGCCGAAACTGCTCAAGGCCAAAGGCTTGCAGGTGGCGGACATCGATCTTTGGGAATTGAACGAAGCGTTCGCCTCGCAGTGCCTGTACGCCCGTGACCGACTGGAAATCGATAACGAGAAATACAACGTCAACGGCGGCTCGATTTCCATCGGTCACCCGTTCGGCATGACCGGGTCGCGGCAGGTCGGGCATCTGGTGCGCGAGTTGCAGCGACGCAATCTGCGCTATGGGATCGTGACCATGTGCGTGGGCGGCGGAATGGGCGCGACCGGATTGTTTGAGGCCGTGCGTTAA